The Aedes aegypti strain LVP_AGWG chromosome 3, AaegL5.0 Primary Assembly, whole genome shotgun sequence genome contains a region encoding:
- the LOC5563601 gene encoding uncharacterized protein LOC5563601 isoform X2, translated as MPFENLPIVIVQPLSQLSQAINLGCSVFIIEENVMLHFLDQYILAHNEAEYRSSSKYFLIVIHSTGGSQAEILRSIQNHPVTDEVPNMLVVVQKNASFELLTLKFVGNGPTSSEYQLLDRYDAANHSFIYGNELFPDKLDNLEGKTSRVASFDVVPWVMLLQEDEGNVRYNNQSYTLDGMDGYLLTQFCLRYNCTWELQVDQKNLYGKVFNDGTGNGIFGALLDRKVDFAIGAVGAYYSTFKYFSITQPLQWVGVTCLVPRPRLVPYWKLVFLIFTKSVWLILGVTFMTLSVCIYIFNKPTADAQLNGFMWIFFKVLKSFVLTSSDLPRNNTPLAITVASLLMFTIIVGNTYIGKIHSTLAFPPYQNPISTVWDLARSGIKLNGEHASWMYSLDLSENQRDKIILSNFHVPPAGQLAALINKGQEATMIAVLQNGHSMVGSWINAWNVELYRIMSEPLYFEFEAGYATKTWPLLDRFSYFSSWIRDACLFKYIELIEVDRYMDHSVQVSIEHSRDRPHSQLKNMKVEEISGALLILGIGAVVSAMVFCLEVNMHSF; from the exons ATGCCATTTGAGAATCTTCCTATTGTCATCGTACAGCCACTAAGCCAATTGTCTCAAGCTATCAATTTAGGATGTTCAGTATTCATAATTGAAGAAAACGTCATGTTACACTTTCTGGATCAATACATCCTGGCGCATAATGAGGCCGAGTATCGAAGTTCGTCGAAGTATTTCCTAATTGTGATACATTCTACTGGTGGGAGTCAGGCAGAAATCCTCAGAAGCATTCAAAATCATCCCGTTACTGACGAAGTCCCAAACATGCTGGTCGTAGTTCAGAAGAATGCCAGTTTTGAACTTCTTACTCTCAAATTCGTGGGAAACGGTCCGACTTCATCGGAATACCAGCTTTTGGACAGGTACGATGCAGCAAATCATTCGTTTATTTACGGGAACGAACTTTTTCCGGACAAACTCGACAATCTAGAGGGTAAAACATCAAGAGTCGCTTCATTCGATGTAGTTCCCTGGGTTATGCTGCTGCAAGAAGACGAAGGAAATGTACGGTACAACAATCAATCATACACATTAGATGGCATGGATGGATATTTGCTAACTCAGTTTTGTTTACGTTATAATTGCACCTGGGAGCTTCAAGTAGATCAAAAGAATCTATACGGAAAAGTGTTTAACGATGGCACTGGAAATGGTATATTTGGAGCTTTGTTGGATCGCAAAGTGGACTTTGCTATTGGAGCCGTCGGTGCTTACTACAGCACTTTCAAATACTTCAGCATAACCCAGCCGTTACAGTGGGTCGGCGTGACTTGTCTTGTCCCGAGACCCAG ATTGGTGCCGTACTGGAAATtagtatttttaattttcaccaaaTCAGTTTGGCTTATCCTTGGAGTCACTTTCATGACACTGTCGGTTTGCATATACATCTTCAACAAGCCGACAGCAGATGCTCAATTGAATGGATTCATGTGGATATTCTTCAAGGTTCTCAAAAGTTTTGTGTTGACGTCCTCGGATCTTCCTAGAAATAACACGCCGTTAGCAATTACGGTTGCATCGCTTCTCATGTTCACCATCATTGTTGGAAATACTTACATCGGAAAAATTCACAGCACCTTGGCGTTTCCGCCATACCAAAATCCGATTTCCACAGTATGGGATCTCGCTCGAAGCGGAATCAAGTTGAATGGGGAACATGCATCTTGGATGTACTCATTGGACTTATCTGAGAAT CAACgagataaaatcattttgtcaaatttccacgTGCCACCGGCAGGCCAGCTGGCCGCATTGATCAACAAAGGACAAGAAGCTACCATGATAGCAGTGCTTCAAAACGGTCACTCCATGGTTGGCAGTTGGATCAACGCATGGAACGTGGAACTTTACCGTATCATGAGTGAACCATTGTATTTCGAGTTTGAAGCAGGCTATGCAACCAAAACGTGGCCCTTGCTGGACCGGTTCAGCTATTTTTCCTCGTGGATCAGGGACGCCTGCCTGTTCAAGTATATCGAGTTGATCGAGGTCGATCGTTACATGGACCATTCGGTGCAGGTATCGATAGAGCATTCCCGAGACAGGCCGCATAGTCAGCTGAAGAATATGAAGGTGGAAGAAATTTCCGGTGCTCTGCTGATTCTTGGGATAGGAGCTGTGGTTTCAGCGATGGTTTTCTGTTTGGAAGTCAACATGCacagtttttga
- the LOC5563601 gene encoding uncharacterized protein LOC5563601 isoform X1, translating into MLLLQHLNSVLYEFSQARLIYRIAITYFLGAYSICYLGHQAAQSINMPFENLPIVIVQPLSQLSQAINLGCSVFIIEENVMLHFLDQYILAHNEAEYRSSSKYFLIVIHSTGGSQAEILRSIQNHPVTDEVPNMLVVVQKNASFELLTLKFVGNGPTSSEYQLLDRYDAANHSFIYGNELFPDKLDNLEGKTSRVASFDVVPWVMLLQEDEGNVRYNNQSYTLDGMDGYLLTQFCLRYNCTWELQVDQKNLYGKVFNDGTGNGIFGALLDRKVDFAIGAVGAYYSTFKYFSITQPLQWVGVTCLVPRPRLVPYWKLVFLIFTKSVWLILGVTFMTLSVCIYIFNKPTADAQLNGFMWIFFKVLKSFVLTSSDLPRNNTPLAITVASLLMFTIIVGNTYIGKIHSTLAFPPYQNPISTVWDLARSGIKLNGEHASWMYSLDLSENQRDKIILSNFHVPPAGQLAALINKGQEATMIAVLQNGHSMVGSWINAWNVELYRIMSEPLYFEFEAGYATKTWPLLDRFSYFSSWIRDACLFKYIELIEVDRYMDHSVQVSIEHSRDRPHSQLKNMKVEEISGALLILGIGAVVSAMVFCLEVNMHSF; encoded by the exons ATGCTTCTGCTACAGCATTTAAACTCAGTGCTTTATGAGTTTTCACAAGCCAGGCTTATTTATAGGATAG CTATTACATACTTCTTGGGAGCTTACAGTATTTGCTACTTAGGCCATCAAGCTGCTCAATCTATTAATATGCCATTTGAGAATCTTCCTATTGTCATCGTACAGCCACTAAGCCAATTGTCTCAAGCTATCAATTTAGGATGTTCAGTATTCATAATTGAAGAAAACGTCATGTTACACTTTCTGGATCAATACATCCTGGCGCATAATGAGGCCGAGTATCGAAGTTCGTCGAAGTATTTCCTAATTGTGATACATTCTACTGGTGGGAGTCAGGCAGAAATCCTCAGAAGCATTCAAAATCATCCCGTTACTGACGAAGTCCCAAACATGCTGGTCGTAGTTCAGAAGAATGCCAGTTTTGAACTTCTTACTCTCAAATTCGTGGGAAACGGTCCGACTTCATCGGAATACCAGCTTTTGGACAGGTACGATGCAGCAAATCATTCGTTTATTTACGGGAACGAACTTTTTCCGGACAAACTCGACAATCTAGAGGGTAAAACATCAAGAGTCGCTTCATTCGATGTAGTTCCCTGGGTTATGCTGCTGCAAGAAGACGAAGGAAATGTACGGTACAACAATCAATCATACACATTAGATGGCATGGATGGATATTTGCTAACTCAGTTTTGTTTACGTTATAATTGCACCTGGGAGCTTCAAGTAGATCAAAAGAATCTATACGGAAAAGTGTTTAACGATGGCACTGGAAATGGTATATTTGGAGCTTTGTTGGATCGCAAAGTGGACTTTGCTATTGGAGCCGTCGGTGCTTACTACAGCACTTTCAAATACTTCAGCATAACCCAGCCGTTACAGTGGGTCGGCGTGACTTGTCTTGTCCCGAGACCCAG ATTGGTGCCGTACTGGAAATtagtatttttaattttcaccaaaTCAGTTTGGCTTATCCTTGGAGTCACTTTCATGACACTGTCGGTTTGCATATACATCTTCAACAAGCCGACAGCAGATGCTCAATTGAATGGATTCATGTGGATATTCTTCAAGGTTCTCAAAAGTTTTGTGTTGACGTCCTCGGATCTTCCTAGAAATAACACGCCGTTAGCAATTACGGTTGCATCGCTTCTCATGTTCACCATCATTGTTGGAAATACTTACATCGGAAAAATTCACAGCACCTTGGCGTTTCCGCCATACCAAAATCCGATTTCCACAGTATGGGATCTCGCTCGAAGCGGAATCAAGTTGAATGGGGAACATGCATCTTGGATGTACTCATTGGACTTATCTGAGAAT CAACgagataaaatcattttgtcaaatttccacgTGCCACCGGCAGGCCAGCTGGCCGCATTGATCAACAAAGGACAAGAAGCTACCATGATAGCAGTGCTTCAAAACGGTCACTCCATGGTTGGCAGTTGGATCAACGCATGGAACGTGGAACTTTACCGTATCATGAGTGAACCATTGTATTTCGAGTTTGAAGCAGGCTATGCAACCAAAACGTGGCCCTTGCTGGACCGGTTCAGCTATTTTTCCTCGTGGATCAGGGACGCCTGCCTGTTCAAGTATATCGAGTTGATCGAGGTCGATCGTTACATGGACCATTCGGTGCAGGTATCGATAGAGCATTCCCGAGACAGGCCGCATAGTCAGCTGAAGAATATGAAGGTGGAAGAAATTTCCGGTGCTCTGCTGATTCTTGGGATAGGAGCTGTGGTTTCAGCGATGGTTTTCTGTTTGGAAGTCAACATGCacagtttttga